A single Campylobacter hyointestinalis subsp. hyointestinalis DNA region contains:
- the purB gene encoding adenylosuccinate lyase, which produces MVERYARKIMSDKWSMQAKYDAWLKVELAAVKAWNKLGFIPNSDCDKICKNAKFDIARINEIEKTTKHDVIAFLTSVSESLGEESRFMHFGMTSSDCIDTAVALQIKDSLDLILQDSSNLMNALKTRAQEHKNTLMVGRSHGIHGEPITFGLVLAIWYDEIKRAYELLEHAKKTISVGMISGAMGNFAHAPLELEELVCEYLGLSPAPASNQVIQRDRYAQVISALAILASSCEKIAVAIRHYQRTEVYEAEEYFSPGQKGSSAMPHKRNPVLSENVTGLCRMIRSYAIPAMENVALWHERDISHSSVERFILPDSFITTDFMLNRLTNLISNLVVYPENMMKNLNLTGGLVFSQRVLLELPKREVSREDAYKIVQRNAMKVWADLQEGKKAIDENGHSLFLQNLLNDSDLREKLNENEIKECFDYSYYTKNVDGIFKRVFK; this is translated from the coding sequence GTGGTCGAAAGATATGCTAGAAAAATTATGAGTGATAAGTGGAGTATGCAAGCTAAATACGACGCTTGGCTAAAGGTAGAGCTTGCAGCTGTAAAAGCATGGAACAAACTAGGCTTTATACCAAATAGTGATTGTGATAAAATTTGTAAAAATGCTAAATTTGACATAGCTCGTATAAATGAGATAGAAAAAACTACGAAACACGACGTTATAGCTTTTTTAACTAGCGTAAGCGAAAGCTTAGGCGAAGAGAGCCGTTTCATGCATTTTGGTATGACAAGTAGTGATTGTATAGATACTGCCGTCGCACTTCAGATAAAAGATAGCTTAGATCTCATACTACAAGATTCATCAAATTTGATGAACGCTCTCAAAACTCGCGCACAAGAGCATAAAAATACACTTATGGTAGGTCGCAGTCACGGAATTCACGGTGAGCCGATAACATTTGGTTTAGTACTTGCTATATGGTATGACGAGATAAAAAGAGCTTATGAACTTCTAGAACATGCGAAAAAAACCATAAGCGTAGGTATGATAAGCGGCGCTATGGGAAACTTCGCTCACGCTCCACTTGAGCTTGAAGAGCTTGTTTGCGAGTATCTTGGTCTAAGCCCTGCTCCAGCGTCAAATCAGGTCATACAAAGAGATAGATACGCTCAAGTCATAAGTGCGCTTGCCATACTCGCTAGTAGTTGCGAAAAAATAGCAGTTGCGATAAGACACTATCAAAGAACCGAAGTTTATGAAGCCGAAGAGTACTTTAGCCCAGGACAAAAAGGCTCAAGTGCTATGCCTCATAAAAGAAATCCGGTCTTAAGCGAAAATGTAACTGGACTTTGTAGAATGATCCGCTCATACGCTATCCCGGCTATGGAAAATGTAGCTTTATGGCACGAAAGAGACATCAGCCATAGTTCAGTCGAGAGATTTATACTTCCTGATAGCTTCATAACGACTGATTTTATGCTAAATCGTCTTACAAATTTAATCTCAAATTTAGTAGTATATCCAGAAAATATGATGAAAAATTTAAACTTAACTGGCGGACTTGTATTTTCTCAACGCGTCTTGCTTGAGCTACCAAAACGAGAGGTTAGCCGCGAAGATGCTTATAAGATCGTCCAAAGAAATGCTATGAAAGTTTGGGCTGACCTACAAGAAGGTAAAAAAGCCATAGATGAGAACGGACACAGTCTATTTTTACAAAATTTACTAAACGATAGTGATTTAAGAGAAAAATTAAACGAAAATGAGATAAAAGAATGCTTTGACTATAGCTACTATACAAAAAACGTAGATGGAATATTTAAAAGAGTATTTAAATAA